Proteins found in one Bordetella genomosp. 9 genomic segment:
- a CDS encoding DUF2069 domain-containing protein, with product MEIELNRNLRLACVLALVALALLCVVWETVAAPVRPGGSWLVLKAVPLLLPLRGVARGNVYTYQWASMLILLYVMEGAVRVMSDTTTLSAMLAGAELALSLAFFICAVLYVRPAKQAARRRGSPAS from the coding sequence ATGGAAATCGAACTCAACCGTAACCTCCGGCTTGCCTGCGTTCTTGCCCTGGTCGCGCTGGCGCTGCTGTGCGTCGTGTGGGAAACCGTGGCGGCGCCGGTGCGTCCGGGCGGCTCCTGGCTGGTCCTGAAAGCCGTGCCCCTGTTGCTGCCCTTGCGCGGTGTCGCCCGGGGCAACGTGTATACCTATCAGTGGGCCTCCATGCTGATACTGTTGTACGTCATGGAAGGCGCGGTGCGGGTGATGTCCGACACCACCACGCTCTCGGCCATGCTGGCTGGCGCGGAACTTGCACTGTCGCTGGCATTCTTCATCTGCGCCGTCCTGTATGTGCGGCCCGCCAAGCAGGCGGCCCGCCGGCGTGGATCCCCGGCCTCCTGA
- a CDS encoding protein adenylyltransferase SelO, translating into MTLEELPMSNSFAALPAAFYTRLKPQGLNAPRLVHANEDAAALIGLAPEALRTQAFLDVFSGRTPLPGGDTLAAVYSGHQFGVWAGQLGDGRAHLLGEVDGPHGPWELQLKGAGMTPYSRMGDGRAVLHSSVREYLAGEAMHGLGIPTTRALALVASDDPVYRETVETAAIVTRMSPSFVRFGSFEHWASRRQPEMLQVLADYVIDRFYPECRRPVAGESAAANAPLVRLLDAVMVRTARLMAQWQCVGFAHGVMNTDNMSILGLTLDYGPYGFMDGFRLDHVCNHSDSEGRYAWNRQPSVGLWNLYRLAGSFNSVVQDADALKAVLDRYEAVFSRAFHDGMAAKLGLDRWLPEDEPLLDDLLRLMHEQRADFTLAFRRLSTAVRGDAQPFKDLFIDREAAGEWLQRLLRRHDSAPREATLRAEAMDRVNPLYVLRNHLAELAIRAAAQGDASVIDELMQVLRDPYTERPEFARYAGLPPDWANDLEVSCSS; encoded by the coding sequence ATGACGCTGGAGGAGTTGCCGATGAGCAACTCCTTCGCCGCGCTGCCGGCGGCTTTTTACACACGGCTGAAACCACAGGGCCTGAATGCGCCCCGGCTGGTCCACGCCAATGAGGACGCGGCCGCCCTGATCGGTTTGGCGCCGGAAGCCCTGCGCACCCAGGCTTTCCTGGATGTGTTCTCGGGACGGACGCCGCTCCCGGGCGGGGATACGCTGGCGGCAGTCTACAGCGGCCACCAGTTCGGCGTCTGGGCGGGGCAGTTGGGCGACGGCCGCGCCCATCTGCTGGGCGAGGTCGATGGGCCGCATGGCCCGTGGGAACTACAGCTGAAAGGCGCCGGCATGACGCCGTATTCCCGCATGGGCGACGGCCGCGCCGTCCTGCATTCGTCGGTGCGCGAATACCTGGCCGGCGAGGCCATGCATGGCCTGGGCATACCGACCACCCGCGCCCTGGCGCTGGTCGCCTCCGACGATCCGGTCTATCGGGAAACCGTGGAAACGGCGGCCATCGTGACCCGCATGTCGCCCAGTTTCGTACGCTTCGGCTCCTTCGAGCATTGGGCGTCGCGCCGCCAGCCCGAGATGCTGCAGGTCCTGGCCGATTACGTGATCGACCGCTTCTACCCCGAATGCCGGCGGCCGGTGGCAGGCGAAAGCGCGGCCGCCAATGCGCCGCTGGTACGCCTGCTGGACGCCGTCATGGTGCGCACCGCCAGGTTGATGGCGCAATGGCAATGCGTAGGCTTCGCCCACGGCGTCATGAACACCGACAACATGTCCATCCTGGGGCTGACCCTGGATTACGGTCCTTATGGCTTCATGGACGGGTTCCGCCTGGATCACGTCTGCAATCATTCGGACTCGGAAGGGCGGTACGCCTGGAATCGCCAGCCTTCCGTGGGGCTGTGGAATCTTTATCGCCTGGCGGGCAGCTTCAATAGCGTGGTGCAGGACGCGGATGCCTTGAAGGCGGTGCTGGACCGCTACGAAGCCGTATTCAGCCGCGCGTTCCACGACGGCATGGCGGCCAAGCTCGGCCTGGACCGCTGGCTTCCCGAAGACGAGCCGCTGCTGGATGACCTGCTGCGGCTGATGCATGAACAGCGCGCCGACTTCACGCTGGCGTTCCGCCGCCTTTCCACGGCGGTGCGCGGCGATGCCCAGCCGTTCAAGGACTTGTTCATCGATCGCGAGGCCGCAGGCGAATGGCTGCAGCGCCTGCTGCGGCGACACGACAGCGCGCCTCGCGAGGCGACCCTGCGCGCCGAGGCCATGGACCGCGTGAATCCCCTGTACGTGCTGCGCAACCATCTGGCGGAACTCGCCATACGCGCGGCCGCGCAGGGCGACGCCAGCGTCATCGACGAATTGATGCAGGTGCTGCGCGACCCGTATACCGAGCGGCCGGAATTCGCCCGGTATGCGGGACTGCCGCCGGATTGGGCAAACGACCTGGAAGTCAGCTGCTCATCCTGA
- a CDS encoding response regulator transcription factor, with the protein MQTQAADGVLCIGLLEDDADFREELKLGLGGYGFRVNFACASAADFYRHMESQPCDVVILDANVQGAEDGFSVATRLRALHAVGIVMLTGRGALEDRVRGLEGGADIYITKPVDLLELSSVIRSLARRMRLSRSAAPQPVAERGNQNWSLQDGGWILVSPDGGSLHLSAQERVFLNALIEASGNVVSRQALSELFSPSNPSEFELRRIDVLVSRLRAKAQSSGMKLPVLSVRGQGYVFAA; encoded by the coding sequence GTGCAAACGCAAGCAGCAGACGGCGTGTTGTGTATCGGTCTGTTAGAGGATGATGCGGACTTTCGGGAAGAGCTGAAGCTGGGGCTGGGCGGATACGGCTTTCGCGTGAACTTCGCCTGCGCCAGCGCGGCGGATTTCTATCGCCATATGGAAAGCCAGCCCTGCGACGTCGTCATCCTCGACGCCAATGTGCAGGGTGCGGAAGATGGCTTCTCGGTCGCGACGCGCCTGCGCGCGCTGCACGCCGTCGGCATTGTGATGCTGACCGGGCGTGGCGCGCTGGAAGATCGCGTGCGCGGTCTGGAAGGCGGGGCGGATATCTACATCACCAAGCCGGTCGACCTGCTGGAACTGAGTTCCGTCATTCGCAGCCTGGCGCGCCGCATGCGCTTGTCGCGCAGCGCCGCGCCGCAGCCGGTGGCGGAACGCGGCAACCAGAACTGGAGCCTGCAGGACGGCGGCTGGATCCTGGTGTCGCCCGATGGCGGTAGCCTGCACCTGAGCGCCCAGGAACGCGTTTTCCTGAATGCGTTGATCGAAGCCAGCGGCAACGTCGTGAGCCGTCAGGCATTGTCGGAGCTGTTCAGCCCGTCGAACCCCAGCGAATTCGAACTGCGCCGCATCGATGTGCTGGTCAGCCGCCTGCGCGCCAAGGCGCAGTCCAGCGGCATGAAGCTGCCGGTGCTGTCCGTGCGCGGGCAGGGCTACGTGTTCGCGGCCTGA
- a CDS encoding sensor histidine kinase, translating to MNPDSWYPAVAGALLNSHRASLAGLAAAVLVAIMLIAARRRTGFPLIATLLLLASQAARVALLWGLLAAWVPQSAQAGASAACLGLGASAVLWMAGHALRRRGLRLWSVIFKICAWVAAIAALGVGFAIDAVAFYAQVSPTAIPPAFAVLAAACGGIALLVVLAAAATPTRRRTSDAGSALGRPPAATRVEAKATPASLAAGQREIEARLSMLNEVLERQRQMNALLSHEMRSPVATISAAVQSLEMVLEGSDEQIDSRLQRIGRAVARISELMDQLLVQESAYDEAVAPRHEVVDLARLAADVVASIQNDVAHRLQLEAPTPAPAWCDGPLTGVVLRNLIHNAVKYSPADQPIVIQVGTVTSPGDRTAWITVADRGPGIEKEDQARIFDPHFRRAAHRETKGLGLGLFLVRKICERQGGTLTVESEPGKGARFTIALPISKVR from the coding sequence ATGAACCCTGATTCCTGGTATCCGGCCGTCGCCGGCGCGCTCTTGAACTCGCACCGAGCCAGCCTGGCCGGCCTGGCTGCCGCCGTCCTGGTCGCCATCATGCTGATCGCCGCCAGGCGCCGCACCGGATTCCCGCTCATCGCCACGCTGTTGCTGCTGGCGTCGCAAGCCGCGCGAGTCGCCTTGCTGTGGGGGCTGCTGGCCGCCTGGGTGCCCCAGTCCGCGCAGGCCGGCGCGTCGGCGGCCTGCCTGGGCCTGGGCGCGAGCGCCGTCCTGTGGATGGCGGGACACGCGCTGCGCCGGCGCGGTCTTCGCCTCTGGTCCGTGATCTTCAAGATATGCGCATGGGTGGCGGCGATCGCCGCGCTCGGCGTCGGCTTCGCCATCGATGCCGTGGCCTTCTACGCGCAGGTGAGCCCGACGGCCATCCCGCCGGCGTTCGCCGTGCTCGCGGCCGCGTGCGGCGGTATCGCGCTGCTGGTCGTGCTGGCGGCTGCCGCCACGCCGACCCGACGCAGGACCAGCGACGCGGGATCGGCGCTGGGCCGGCCCCCGGCCGCCACGCGGGTTGAAGCGAAAGCCACGCCGGCATCGCTGGCGGCCGGCCAGCGGGAAATCGAAGCGCGGCTGTCCATGCTGAACGAGGTACTGGAGCGCCAGCGCCAGATGAACGCGCTGCTGTCGCACGAAATGCGTTCGCCCGTGGCGACCATCAGCGCCGCCGTGCAATCCCTGGAAATGGTCCTGGAAGGCAGCGACGAACAGATCGACAGCCGCCTGCAGCGCATCGGGCGCGCGGTGGCCCGGATCAGCGAACTGATGGACCAGTTGCTGGTGCAGGAAAGCGCCTACGATGAAGCTGTCGCGCCGCGCCACGAAGTCGTGGATCTGGCCCGGCTGGCCGCCGACGTGGTGGCCTCGATCCAGAACGACGTCGCGCACCGCCTCCAGCTGGAAGCGCCCACGCCGGCGCCTGCCTGGTGCGACGGCCCGCTCACGGGCGTCGTGCTGCGCAACCTCATCCACAACGCGGTGAAGTACTCGCCAGCCGACCAGCCTATCGTGATCCAGGTGGGAACGGTGACCAGCCCAGGCGACCGTACCGCCTGGATCACGGTCGCCGACCGCGGGCCGGGCATCGAAAAGGAAGATCAGGCGCGGATTTTCGACCCGCATTTCCGCCGCGCCGCCCATCGCGAAACCAAGGGCCTGGGCCTGGGCCTGTTCCTGGTACGCAAGATCTGCGAACGCCAGGGCGGCACGTTGACGGTCGAAAGCGAGCCGGGCAAGGGCGCGCGCTTCACGATCGCGCTGCCCATCAGCAAAGTGCGCTAG
- a CDS encoding bifunctional diguanylate cyclase/phosphodiesterase, with protein sequence MSLLRQLLVSVAAVTALLLIGSQMLNIDAARRYLGDELRARGEMAAATLAAVFGRDPAADETTWRAVARDIFASGAYRRIEVHGGLAFEYVKQDPPSAAPDWFASLIAPRPPAASRPFKTTAGVPGTVTVVADDTEALRALWRHSVGLALLVAFAGLCWLVYARGMVRWLQKRVLQGISAQVRALAHGDPAPPVALPPWREVADVADALAEARERLRMTAEEAHARIESLQLELNLDPVTRLPNRKYFFNELRRALTGGTQAPNAESGYVLMFRQRDLAAINRHMPRDITDQWLRSVGLRLDQKLGRHHVPPYLLARLNGSDFALLLQGVTASQAGPLADQLRHELRALRVSLGENQWCRWALATAPYSRGDRASELLALLDHALMRAESADTDSPVRAESPGLAEAAGELQWRDTLVMALEQHRFSLASQALLGADGATLRHEGTLMLHDADAQGPLPAHIFMPAAVRLGLSPECDIQAIRLALDWLVSHGGTLSIALALPSLGQSNFLSRLGQMLRDRPAQAGRLVLEVEARGLLENFDHVRTLCAVVCDVGARIGVSHLSDDFNVMTRLHELPVAYVKLGASFVDAMARSPGSRHLATSVRETAKGLGVEVYADGRADEETAAFLARQGIAVVAHPIESLAA encoded by the coding sequence ATGTCCCTATTGCGACAATTGCTCGTCAGCGTCGCCGCGGTCACGGCGTTGCTGCTCATCGGCTCGCAGATGCTGAACATCGATGCGGCCCGCCGATATCTCGGCGACGAGCTGCGCGCCCGCGGCGAGATGGCCGCCGCCACGCTGGCCGCGGTGTTCGGCCGCGATCCCGCCGCCGACGAGACCACCTGGCGCGCGGTGGCGCGGGACATTTTCGCCAGCGGCGCCTATCGGCGCATCGAAGTGCACGGCGGCCTGGCCTTCGAGTACGTCAAGCAGGACCCGCCGAGCGCGGCGCCCGACTGGTTCGCCTCCCTGATCGCCCCCCGGCCACCCGCGGCGTCCCGGCCGTTCAAGACCACGGCCGGCGTGCCCGGCACGGTCACCGTCGTGGCCGACGATACCGAGGCACTGCGGGCACTATGGCGGCATTCGGTCGGCCTGGCGCTGCTGGTGGCGTTCGCCGGGCTGTGCTGGCTGGTCTATGCCCGGGGCATGGTGCGCTGGCTGCAGAAACGGGTGCTGCAGGGGATCAGCGCGCAGGTGCGGGCCCTGGCCCACGGCGACCCCGCCCCGCCGGTCGCCCTGCCGCCCTGGCGCGAAGTCGCCGACGTGGCCGACGCCCTGGCCGAGGCGCGCGAAAGGCTGCGCATGACGGCCGAGGAAGCCCATGCGCGCATCGAATCCCTGCAGCTGGAATTGAACCTGGATCCCGTCACCCGGCTGCCCAATCGCAAGTATTTTTTCAACGAACTGCGCCGCGCCCTGACCGGCGGCACGCAGGCGCCGAACGCCGAATCCGGCTACGTGCTGATGTTCCGCCAGCGCGACCTCGCCGCGATCAACCGCCACATGCCGCGCGACATCACCGACCAGTGGCTGCGTTCGGTCGGACTCAGGCTGGACCAGAAGCTGGGCCGCCACCACGTACCGCCTTACCTGCTGGCACGCCTGAACGGCTCCGACTTCGCCTTGCTGCTGCAGGGCGTGACGGCGTCCCAGGCGGGGCCGCTGGCCGATCAGCTGCGGCACGAGCTGCGCGCGCTGCGCGTGTCCCTGGGCGAAAACCAGTGGTGCCGCTGGGCACTGGCGACGGCGCCCTACTCGCGCGGCGACCGCGCCAGCGAATTGCTGGCCCTGCTCGACCATGCGCTGATGCGCGCGGAGAGCGCCGATACCGACTCGCCGGTCAGGGCGGAATCGCCCGGCCTGGCGGAAGCCGCCGGCGAACTGCAGTGGCGCGATACGCTGGTGATGGCGCTGGAACAGCATCGCTTTTCGCTGGCGTCGCAGGCGCTGCTGGGCGCGGACGGCGCGACACTGCGCCACGAAGGCACGTTGATGCTGCACGATGCCGACGCCCAGGGGCCCCTGCCCGCGCACATATTCATGCCGGCGGCGGTGCGGCTGGGACTGTCGCCCGAATGCGATATCCAGGCCATCCGGCTCGCGCTGGACTGGCTGGTGTCGCATGGCGGCACGCTGTCGATCGCGCTGGCCCTGCCGTCGCTGGGCCAGTCCAACTTTCTGTCGCGGCTCGGGCAGATGCTCAGGGACCGCCCGGCGCAGGCCGGCCGCCTGGTGCTGGAAGTGGAAGCCCGCGGACTGCTGGAAAACTTCGACCATGTGCGCACGCTGTGCGCGGTGGTCTGCGACGTCGGGGCGCGCATCGGGGTCAGCCACCTTTCGGACGACTTCAACGTCATGACGCGCCTGCACGAATTGCCCGTTGCCTACGTCAAGCTGGGTGCATCCTTCGTCGACGCCATGGCGCGCAGTCCCGGCAGCCGGCACCTGGCGACGTCGGTTCGCGAAACGGCCAAAGGCCTGGGGGTTGAGGTCTACGCGGATGGCCGCGCGGACGAGGAGACCGCCGCGTTCCTGGCGCGCCAGGGCATCGCCGTGGTCGCCCATCCCATCGAAAGCCTGGCCGCCTGA
- a CDS encoding GGDEF domain-containing protein → MTPPQPATAKEPALPQDETWHAVPPSPRRRGLAIALVTLLVAMALLALVTGATLFTQSRVVSQPGGADSGLYSYRLVSQMNRLIADAQKTVAGGDAREFVQDLQALATFVNPGTAESAPGVALVRSLPAARVDVQMLDDRLRTWRDAADTGDPNRIRGAAQDLADHADEARLLVDRLGGAVYQAQRGDSNQHNTAVADGFRRLQWSFVGLLICSGILAIWLLVLNRHARHFNQRMAQANARLESAVAHRTRQLVWLANTDPLTGLKNRRAFMETAEAQILQCRRYPHPLAALLIDIDHFKSINDRYGHHVGDQAIRRVTDTITNTLRDSDIIGRFGGEEFAVLMPHTDLPAALVAAERLRQAVAGMKIGLLEGGPLSMTISLGLAMHEPGVSLDTLLMRADMALYRAKSGSRNRVEVYGREREELAQ, encoded by the coding sequence ATGACACCCCCGCAACCCGCGACCGCCAAGGAGCCCGCCCTGCCACAGGACGAGACCTGGCACGCCGTGCCCCCGAGTCCCCGGCGGCGCGGGCTGGCGATCGCGCTCGTCACCCTGCTGGTCGCCATGGCGCTGCTGGCCCTGGTGACCGGAGCCACGCTGTTCACCCAATCGCGGGTGGTATCGCAACCGGGCGGCGCCGATAGCGGCCTGTACAGCTACCGTCTGGTGTCGCAGATGAACCGGCTCATCGCCGACGCCCAAAAAACCGTGGCCGGCGGCGACGCCAGGGAATTCGTACAGGACCTGCAGGCGCTGGCCACCTTCGTCAATCCCGGCACCGCGGAAAGCGCCCCCGGCGTCGCCCTGGTGCGCTCGCTGCCCGCGGCGCGCGTCGACGTGCAGATGCTGGACGACCGGCTGCGGACCTGGCGCGACGCGGCCGATACCGGCGACCCCAACCGCATCCGCGGCGCGGCGCAGGACCTGGCCGATCATGCGGACGAAGCCCGCCTGCTGGTCGACCGCCTGGGCGGAGCTGTATACCAGGCGCAGCGCGGCGACAGCAACCAGCACAATACGGCGGTGGCCGACGGCTTCAGGCGTCTGCAGTGGTCGTTCGTGGGACTGCTGATCTGCAGCGGGATACTGGCGATCTGGCTGCTCGTCCTGAACCGGCATGCGCGCCATTTCAACCAGCGCATGGCGCAGGCCAACGCGCGGCTGGAATCGGCGGTCGCGCATCGCACCCGCCAGTTGGTCTGGCTGGCCAACACGGACCCCCTGACCGGTCTGAAAAACCGCCGTGCGTTCATGGAAACCGCCGAGGCGCAGATCCTGCAATGCCGACGCTATCCACACCCGCTGGCGGCGCTGCTGATCGACATCGATCACTTCAAATCGATCAACGACCGCTACGGCCACCACGTCGGCGACCAGGCGATCCGCCGCGTCACGGACACCATCACCAATACCCTGCGCGACAGCGACATCATCGGCCGCTTCGGCGGCGAGGAATTCGCCGTGCTGATGCCGCATACCGATCTGCCCGCCGCCCTCGTGGCGGCCGAACGCCTGCGCCAGGCCGTCGCGGGGATGAAGATCGGCCTGCTGGAAGGCGGCCCGTTGAGCATGACGATCTCGCTCGGCCTGGCGATGCACGAGCCCGGCGTGTCGCTCGACACGCTGTTGATGCGCGCCGACATGGCGCTGTACCGGGCCAAGAGCGGCAGCCGCAACCGGGTCGAGGTATACGGCCGCGAGCGCGAAGAACTCGCCCAATAG
- the aroC gene encoding chorismate synthase, translating into MSGNTLGKLFTVTNFGESHGPAIGCVVDGCPPGMPLSVEDIQAELDRRRPGTSRHVTQRQEPDQVEILSGVFEGATTGTPIGLLIRNTDARSKDYANLVDTFRPGHADYSYFHKYGVRDPRGGGRSSARLTAPTVAAGAIAKKWLAATHGVRIRGYMSQLGPISIPFESWDAVPDNPFFAPNAGIVPQLEAYMDELRRDGDSVGARVEVVAQNAPAGWGEPLYDRLDADIAHAMMGLNAVKAVSIGAGFDCVTQRGSEHGDEITPQGFLSNHAGGVLGGISTGQDITVSLAIKPTSSIRIERRSVDRAGNPTSVQTLGRHDPCVGIRATPIAEALLALVLMDHALRHRGQCG; encoded by the coding sequence ATGTCCGGCAATACCTTAGGAAAGCTTTTCACCGTTACCAACTTCGGCGAGTCCCATGGGCCGGCCATCGGCTGCGTGGTGGACGGCTGCCCCCCTGGCATGCCCCTGTCCGTCGAGGACATCCAGGCGGAACTGGACCGTCGCCGCCCGGGAACCTCGCGGCACGTGACGCAACGCCAGGAGCCCGATCAGGTCGAGATTCTATCCGGGGTCTTCGAAGGCGCGACCACCGGCACCCCCATCGGCCTGCTGATCCGCAATACGGACGCGCGCAGCAAGGACTACGCGAACCTGGTCGATACCTTCCGCCCCGGCCATGCCGACTACAGCTACTTCCACAAATACGGCGTACGCGATCCGCGCGGCGGCGGACGTTCCTCCGCGCGGCTGACGGCGCCGACCGTCGCCGCCGGCGCGATTGCCAAGAAATGGCTGGCGGCCACGCATGGCGTGCGCATCCGTGGCTACATGAGCCAGCTGGGGCCCATTTCCATCCCCTTCGAAAGCTGGGACGCGGTGCCCGACAATCCCTTTTTCGCGCCGAACGCCGGCATCGTGCCCCAGCTCGAAGCCTACATGGACGAGCTGCGCCGCGACGGCGATTCGGTCGGCGCGCGGGTCGAAGTGGTCGCCCAGAACGCCCCGGCGGGGTGGGGCGAACCCCTCTACGACCGGCTGGACGCGGACATCGCGCACGCCATGATGGGCTTGAACGCGGTGAAGGCGGTTTCCATCGGCGCGGGATTCGATTGCGTCACCCAGCGCGGTTCCGAGCACGGCGACGAGATCACGCCCCAGGGCTTCCTGAGCAATCACGCGGGCGGCGTGCTGGGCGGGATCTCCACGGGCCAGGACATCACGGTTTCGCTGGCGATCAAGCCCACGTCGAGCATCCGCATCGAACGCCGCTCGGTCGATCGCGCGGGGAATCCGACCAGCGTGCAGACGCTGGGCCGCCATGACCCCTGCGTCGGCATCCGCGCCACCCCCATCGCCGAGGCCCTGCTGGCCTTGGTCCTGATGGACCACGCCCTGCGACATCGCGGACAATGCGGTTGA
- a CDS encoding M48 family metallopeptidase, with the protein MIDHKNPGRRPRLLLGAGVLALSLMGGCASVHTTQGGAVGVDRQQYMSSLVSSQDLQQEADKQYATILAQAKQKNLLDVDAQQVARVRTIAQRLIAQVGVFRPDAASWGWEVHVISSDEINAWCMPGGKIAVYTGLLNQIKPTDDELAAVMGHEISHALREHARERVSQQMATSVGLSVLSVVTGSTAVSDLGGKLSDVMFTLPNSRTHEAEADRMGVELAARAGYDPSAAISLWRKMAQASQGKEQPEILSTHPSAESRIADLQTASQQVMPLYQQAKAGK; encoded by the coding sequence ATGATTGATCACAAAAATCCTGGCCGCCGTCCGCGCCTCCTGCTGGGCGCGGGCGTCCTGGCCCTGTCGCTGATGGGCGGCTGCGCCAGCGTGCATACCACGCAAGGCGGCGCCGTCGGCGTCGACCGGCAGCAGTACATGTCCAGCCTGGTGTCCTCCCAGGACCTGCAGCAGGAGGCGGACAAGCAATACGCCACCATCCTGGCCCAGGCCAAGCAGAAGAACCTGCTCGACGTCGACGCGCAGCAGGTCGCGCGCGTGCGGACCATCGCCCAGCGCCTGATCGCGCAGGTGGGCGTATTCCGTCCCGACGCCGCGTCCTGGGGCTGGGAGGTCCACGTCATTTCTTCCGACGAGATCAATGCCTGGTGCATGCCGGGCGGCAAGATCGCCGTGTATACCGGCCTGCTGAACCAGATCAAACCCACGGATGACGAGCTGGCGGCGGTCATGGGGCACGAGATTTCCCATGCGTTGCGCGAACACGCGCGCGAACGGGTTTCGCAGCAGATGGCCACCAGCGTGGGCCTGTCCGTCCTGTCCGTGGTGACCGGTTCGACGGCGGTCTCGGACCTGGGCGGCAAGCTGTCGGACGTCATGTTCACGCTGCCGAACAGCCGCACGCACGAGGCGGAAGCCGATCGGATGGGCGTGGAGCTCGCCGCGCGCGCGGGCTACGACCCTTCGGCGGCGATTTCGCTGTGGCGCAAGATGGCGCAGGCCTCCCAGGGCAAGGAACAGCCCGAGATCCTGTCCACCCATCCGTCCGCGGAATCGCGTATCGCGGATCTGCAGACCGCGTCGCAACAGGTGATGCCGCTTTACCAGCAGGCCAAGGCAGGTAAGTAG
- the leuC gene encoding 3-isopropylmalate dehydratase large subunit, which yields MAQTLYDKLWDAHVVHQESDGTCLLYIDRHLVHEVTSPQAFEGLTLADRKPWRLDANLAVADHNVPTINRAQGISDPVSRLQVDTLDDNCAKYGITEFKMNDLRQGIVHVIGPEQGATLPGMTVVCGDSHTSTHGAVGTLAFGIGTSEVEHVLATQTLLMKKSKSMLIKVEGELPFGCTAKDLVLHIIGVIGTAGGTGHAIEFGGSAIRALSVEGRMTVSNMAIEAGARSGMIAVDDKTIEYFRGRPFAPVGPLWDQAVQYWRTLHSDPDAKFDRVVEIDARQIKPQVTWGTSPEMVLSVDSRVPDPDREKDDGRRSGMERALDYMGLKPNTPITDIRVDRVFIGSCTNSRIEDLRAAAAVARGKRVASNVKQAMVVPGSGLVKQQAEREGLDKIFREAGFEWREPGCSMCLAMNADRLEPGERCASTSNRNFEGRQGQGGRTHLVSPAMAAAAAIAGHFVDVRNFR from the coding sequence ATGGCCCAAACCCTTTACGACAAGCTCTGGGACGCGCACGTCGTCCATCAAGAATCCGACGGCACCTGTTTGCTGTATATCGACCGGCACCTGGTCCATGAAGTCACCAGCCCGCAGGCATTCGAGGGCCTGACGCTAGCGGATCGCAAGCCCTGGCGCCTGGACGCCAACCTGGCGGTTGCCGACCACAATGTGCCGACGATCAATCGCGCGCAGGGCATCAGCGATCCCGTGTCGCGCCTGCAGGTCGACACGCTGGATGACAACTGCGCGAAGTACGGCATTACCGAATTCAAGATGAACGACCTGCGCCAGGGCATCGTTCACGTCATCGGACCGGAGCAAGGCGCGACCCTGCCGGGCATGACGGTGGTCTGCGGCGATTCGCACACCAGCACCCACGGCGCCGTCGGCACGCTGGCCTTCGGCATCGGCACGTCCGAGGTCGAGCACGTGCTGGCCACCCAGACGCTGCTGATGAAGAAAAGCAAGAGCATGCTGATCAAGGTCGAAGGCGAACTGCCTTTCGGCTGCACCGCCAAGGATCTGGTGCTGCATATCATCGGCGTCATCGGCACGGCCGGCGGTACCGGCCACGCGATCGAGTTCGGCGGGTCGGCGATCCGCGCGCTTTCGGTCGAAGGCCGCATGACCGTCAGCAACATGGCCATCGAAGCGGGCGCGCGTTCCGGCATGATCGCCGTGGACGACAAGACCATCGAATATTTTCGCGGCCGTCCTTTCGCGCCTGTCGGACCCTTGTGGGACCAGGCGGTGCAATACTGGCGCACCCTGCATTCCGATCCCGACGCCAAGTTCGATCGCGTGGTGGAAATCGATGCGCGCCAGATCAAGCCGCAGGTCACCTGGGGCACCTCGCCCGAGATGGTGTTGTCCGTCGACAGCCGCGTGCCGGATCCGGATCGCGAGAAGGACGACGGGCGCCGCAGCGGCATGGAGCGCGCGCTGGACTACATGGGCCTGAAGCCCAACACGCCGATCACCGATATCCGCGTGGACCGCGTGTTCATCGGCTCCTGCACCAATTCGCGTATCGAGGACCTGCGCGCGGCCGCCGCGGTGGCGCGCGGCAAGCGCGTGGCGTCCAACGTCAAGCAGGCCATGGTGGTGCCCGGTTCCGGCCTGGTGAAGCAGCAGGCCGAACGCGAAGGGCTGGACAAGATTTTCCGCGAAGCCGGTTTCGAATGGCGCGAACCGGGCTGTTCGATGTGCCTGGCGATGAACGCCGACCGGCTGGAGCCCGGCGAACGCTGCGCGTCCACGTCCAATCGCAATTTCGAAGGCAGGCAAGGCCAGGGTGGACGCACCCATCTGGTCAGCCCCGCCATGGCGGCCGCGGCGGCCATCGCCGGCCATTTCGTTGACGTCAGGAATTTCCGCTAA